The segment TAATAACCGCCTAAATTGTAGCTATGGTATGCTTCCGAAACTAGTGTAAAGGCGTTAAATTACACATTTAGTATGTGTATGCGAAAAATCGCATCTTTCAGTATGATAGCAGGGCAAACTGAAGTGGCTGTTTAGAAAGGAAATATACTTTCGATCAGTCACACAAATGTTCTTTTCACTTTTTTAGTAAAATCCCACAATTGGGATGTGTCTCCGCTCCAAGGAGTTTCTATGAATTCCGACCTGATGCCGTCCCCTGAATCATCAAATTCAACAAATTCTGGTGAAGTCCAAATTAATCAACAGGCAACTGCCGATGTAGCAGCCGAAGTATCTCAGCCAGAGAACTCCCCTGATACACCAAGCACTACTGCCAGTGATGACGGAAACTTTGTGAATCGGCAGCATCCGATTCCGCCTCCCAGTGAGCCAATGCAGTACCGAGCAATTGGTTTAGTTCGAGGTCGTTACATTGCTAGCAGCGAACAATTTACTCAAGGTGTAATGCTAACGGCAGATGACACAAAACTTGATGCTGTGCTTCTGGGTCGAATTATGAGTTTAGTTAAAAACCATCTTGACTTAGAACAAGAGCATCTGTGGGTAGTCTATCCGCGCACCCGCCAAGAGAACGACAATTTGCATCTCCAGATTGTCGGGGTTTGGGAGCCAGAAAACTTGGCAAAAGCTGAACAGCAAGAAGATTTGAACTTAGCAGAGGAACCGCCGCCAAATCCTAGTTTATCGGAGCAGTCGGAACCTAATATAGATGATTTCACACCCTCAACAGAGATTCCAGATGGTGGTTTTTCTGTTCGTGGCGAAATAGTTTACCAGTCTTACGATACTGGAAATTTAGTCATCAAAATCAAGCAATCCCCTCGCAAGCCAAATGACAAACCTAAGTATTTTAAATTGAAGCTTAAGGGTAGCCTTGATGCCAAAGCTGTAGGAAAGTTTTGGGATTTACAAGTCATGCGGGAAGGCGAATGCTTGGTTATCGAACATGGTGAAGCGATCGCCAACTTACCCAAAAAAGGCGGTGGCCGAAGACCGCCATTTAGAGGAGGTAGAGGACGTCCTGGTGGTGGTGGCAGAAAACCATATCCTCCCAGAAAACCTGGAGAAACCCCACGTCCAAATAAAAAAGTAGGCGACTCTTTGCCAACAAAACCAACACCAAAAGGTGTCACTCCTAAACCTGTTAAACGACCGAAACCACCGGAACAGTAGAGTTGAGTACTGGGGATTGGGTACTGGGGATTGGGGATCGGGGATTGGGTATTGCTCCTTTGCTCCTCAAGCTCCTCTGCCCCTGGTGCTTCTTTCCTAGCCCCTAGTCCCCAGCCCCAGCCTTAAAACTCCGTCCAGCGATCTTGGGGAAGAAAAGACCGCTCCATCGGAATTAAGGCAACTGGCTCAGTTAGGGTAAAGTTGCCTGCTTCAATCCACTGTTTCAACTCTTGAGCGACTTGCCGAGAGAGAAATACGCTAGCAAGAGGTGCGGTACGTACTGTTTTGCCTTCAATCAAAATTCGTCCGGATTTGAGTTGAGCATAACTGACTAAACCAAAGGTAGGGCGTACTCGCCGGGGAATGGAAAAATCTACTATCGGTGCTACCAAATCTTTGTCTTGGACTGCACATCTAGCTACTATTTCCTCGTTTAAGACGGGAATTGGTACACCTACACCTAACATCAAAGAAGGGCCGTAATTTTTGAAATAACAACCCCGCACCCAACGAGAATTCATTTGTTTGGCATCACCCATTAAAGCTAAAGTGGCAGCCGGGCCTATGGGTGTACGATTGGGTAAACGCTTTTGTAGTGGAAAATGCTGTGTGCCTTCCCATGCCACATAGCCAATCCCACCTCCTAAGAAAATCCGCGTACCAATCCCAACAACTTGCAGATCGGGGTCGTTGATTAAGGGAGAAATGGCACCAGGGTTGGAGTAAACCGCATTGCCCAAACGTGGTTGTAAAGGGCCAAGGTAAGTAAATAGTGGGCGATCGCCTCCATTTACCCCAACAATAAAATTTTGATAAAGATTTCTAGGATTAAATAAATAAAACTGATTGATAGTATCGCGAGTAATTGTGGTTTCAAAGCTTGCTCTGGGGTAACAATCTGTTACTTGTCCTTGGGCGCGTACTTGAACTGGTTTACCTGCGATTAAATCTTCTATAACATGACCGCCACCATGTTCTCGAACTTCTTCCCCCTCGACTGCTTCCACGGCGCAACTTGCACCCAAATATAAATCAACAGCCCCAAAACCGGGATATGCTGGCACACCATCTAACCAACAGCGACGAATTTTAATTGGGGGGTCAGTATGTCCGAGATTAATAATTGCACCACTAGATTCCATCGGCTCAAAAGTGCCAGTAGTAATAACATCAACTTCCTTGGCAACTTTAGTTACACCTACTTCTGCAACTTTTGCTTTCAATTCTTCAACAGTCCATACTACAGCTCGTTTGCGGCTGATTTTTTCATTTACTTCCGCAATTGTTCGCATATTTTAACTAGCGGATTTTATTCGTAGGAATGGGTGTCTAACCAACTGATTAAATCAGTTTCGCTAGAGAAATCCAACAGTGCTACTCTTCGAGAAGCCGCGCAAAGCGCGTTTACACCCAAATCTTCTAATTTTGCGATCAATAAAACACGTATCTTTTGTTCTATCTAGGGAGCGATCACACCAAGCCGACGAGTAAGCAATTATAGCCCCTATTAAGTGAGGTACACAACCAATGTTTTAAACGTAGAGGGCACTAAGGTAGCGCACACAGAAGTATGTAGACGCGCAAGCGGCTTCCCGCAGGGTGCGCCGGCTACTTACCTTAAGGGAAGCCGGGCAAAGCGTCTACAGAAGCCACTACCAATGGATACGCCCTGGCTAACGCAACGCCTGACGGCGAACACATCTACCGACGTTAGCGTAAAGCCCTGCGGGCATGGCTGCGCTTACCGCGTAGCGTGTCGCTTTACGACTTAG is part of the Chlorogloeopsis sp. ULAP01 genome and harbors:
- a CDS encoding homocysteine biosynthesis protein, which produces MRTIAEVNEKISRKRAVVWTVEELKAKVAEVGVTKVAKEVDVITTGTFEPMESSGAIINLGHTDPPIKIRRCWLDGVPAYPGFGAVDLYLGASCAVEAVEGEEVREHGGGHVIEDLIAGKPVQVRAQGQVTDCYPRASFETTITRDTINQFYLFNPRNLYQNFIVGVNGGDRPLFTYLGPLQPRLGNAVYSNPGAISPLINDPDLQVVGIGTRIFLGGGIGYVAWEGTQHFPLQKRLPNRTPIGPAATLALMGDAKQMNSRWVRGCYFKNYGPSLMLGVGVPIPVLNEEIVARCAVQDKDLVAPIVDFSIPRRVRPTFGLVSYAQLKSGRILIEGKTVRTAPLASVFLSRQVAQELKQWIEAGNFTLTEPVALIPMERSFLPQDRWTEF
- a CDS encoding DUF4351 domain-containing protein, which codes for MEQKIRVLLIAKLEDLGVNALCAASRRVALLDFSSETDLISWLDTHSYE